The Bos indicus x Bos taurus breed Angus x Brahman F1 hybrid chromosome 25, Bos_hybrid_MaternalHap_v2.0, whole genome shotgun sequence genome has a window encoding:
- the CCDC78 gene encoding coiled-coil domain-containing protein 78 isoform X3, producing the protein MEHGAAPVPPPRATENVLPWAEAWLPGVPGGAPAWATNLGTELPSDLELSEEQRLQVCKELVDLQIKNQRLQEQHDAEIFELKSEVLWLESRMLELELQGVQAAPAEADPRHHPALAQELGHKPGGQGHSYRHRLQVTGSAQREAQSADFLTPENKQQELGDGTGVQPPSPKLPAEAKRVQEQHGAQQKALETCVAALGQQLQGAWEEARTAGQRLAAQAVVLSSCRGQLHQAEAENAQLQLQLKKLNEAYAIRLQHCAQTVAGYADGAGPKPTAAALRTFLETTLEDIRTAHHSREQQLARAARFYRKCLADLSRRHEELLTAHRAQGTPRAAFGAAPSDVALLPLSTVTESSHQTEDQARLEKELQKLKAQKGSSEVSQGGTVEPQGLEAASWAQIRQNLQEFARGTQSWSGSGHSCWSAPRWQRSSFLSYRSTWTSTWEGTSRRS; encoded by the exons ATGGAGCATGGGGCAGCCCCAGTGCCCCCTCCTCGGGCCACTGAGAAT GTTCTGCCATGGGCCGAGGCCTGGCTGCCAGGAGTCCCTGGGGGTGCCCCAGCCTGGGCCACCAACCTTGGGACAGAGCTTCCCTCAGACCTAGAGCTGAgtgaggagcagcggctgcag GTCTGCAAGGAGCTGGTCGACCTGCAGATCAAAAACCAGCGCCTGCAGGAGCAGCACGATGCTGAAATCTTTGAGCTGAAGAGTGAG GTCCTGTGGCTGGAGAGCCGCATGCTGGAGCTGGAGCTGCAGGGAGTGCAGGCGGCCCCAGCAGAGGCTGATCCAAGGCACCACCCGGCCCTGGCACAGGAGCTCGGGCACAAGCCCGGGGGGCAGGGACACTCCTACCGTCACAGACTCCAGGTCACCGGGAGTGCACagcgggag GCACAGTCCGCAGACTTCCTGACCCCCGAGAACAAGCAACAGGAGCTGGGGGATGGCACAGGTGTGCAGCCACCCAGCCCGAAG CTGCCGGCAGAGGCAAAGCGGGTGCAGGAGCAGCACGGGGCTCAGCAGAAGGCCCTGGAGACGTGTGT GGCAGCCCTGGGCCAGCAgctgcagggagcctgggaggAGGCCAGGACAGCTGGGCAGCGACTGGCTGCACAAGCCGTG gtGTTGTCTTCCTGCCGGGGCCAGCTCCACCAGGCTGAGGCAGAGAACGCCCAGCTGCAGCTGCAACTCAAGAAGCTGAACGAAGCGTATGCCATCCGACTGCAGCACTGCGCCCAAACCGTGGCC GGATACGCAGATGGCGCAGGCCCGAAGCCCACAGCCGCAGCCCTTCGGACATTCCTGGAGACCACTCTGGAGGACATTAGGACAGCTCATCACAGCCGTGAGCAGCAGCTAGCCCGGGCTGCCCGCTTCTACCGCAAGTGCCTGGCAGATCTGAGCCGGAGGCATGAGGAGCTGCTGACCGCCCACAG AGCCCAGGGGACCCCCAGGGCTGCCTTTGGTGCGGCTCCCTCGGATGTGGCGCTGCTGCCCCTGAGCACAGTCACCGAATCCAGCCACCAGACGGAGGACCAGGCCAGGCTGGAGAAGGAGCTCCAGAAGCTCAAGGCCCAG AAGGGATCCAGTGAAGTCTCCCAGGGGGGCACAGTAGAGCCACA GGGCCTGGAAGCTGCGTCCTGGGCCCAGATCCGCCAGAATCTACAGGAGTTCGCCCGTGGCACCCAG AGCTGGAGCGGGAGCGGGCACAGCTGCTGGTCCGCGCCACGATGGCAGAGGAGCAGCTTTCTGAGCTACAGGAGTACGTGGACCAGCACCTGGGAAG GTACAAGCAGGAGATCCTGA
- the CCDC78 gene encoding coiled-coil domain-containing protein 78 isoform X2, with product MEHGAAPVPPPRATENVLPWAEAWLPGVPGGAPAWATNLGTELPSDLELSEEQRLQVCKELVDLQIKNQRLQEQHDAEIFELKSEVLWLESRMLELELQGVQAAPAEADPRHHPALAQELGHKPGGQGHSYRHRLQAQSADFLTPENKQQELGDGTGVQPPSPKLPAEAKRVQEQHGAQQKALETCVAALGQQLQGAWEEARTAGQRLAAQAVVLSSCRGQLHQAEAENAQLQLQLKKLNEAYAIRLQHCAQTVAGYADGAGPKPTAAALRTFLETTLEDIRTAHHSREQQLARAARFYRKCLADLSRRHEELLTAHRAQGTPRAAFGAAPSDVALLPLSTVTESSHQTEDQARLEKELQKLKAQKGSSEVSQGGTVEPQGLEAASWAQIRQNLQEFARGTQAELERERAQLLVRATMAEEQLSELQEYVDQHLGRYKQEILRLRKLVGTGDPWKVGAIPSDKPQHPRTCNH from the exons ATGGAGCATGGGGCAGCCCCAGTGCCCCCTCCTCGGGCCACTGAGAAT GTTCTGCCATGGGCCGAGGCCTGGCTGCCAGGAGTCCCTGGGGGTGCCCCAGCCTGGGCCACCAACCTTGGGACAGAGCTTCCCTCAGACCTAGAGCTGAgtgaggagcagcggctgcag GTCTGCAAGGAGCTGGTCGACCTGCAGATCAAAAACCAGCGCCTGCAGGAGCAGCACGATGCTGAAATCTTTGAGCTGAAGAGTGAG GTCCTGTGGCTGGAGAGCCGCATGCTGGAGCTGGAGCTGCAGGGAGTGCAGGCGGCCCCAGCAGAGGCTGATCCAAGGCACCACCCGGCCCTGGCACAGGAGCTCGGGCACAAGCCCGGGGGGCAGGGACACTCCTACCGTCACAGACTCCAG GCACAGTCCGCAGACTTCCTGACCCCCGAGAACAAGCAACAGGAGCTGGGGGATGGCACAGGTGTGCAGCCACCCAGCCCGAAG CTGCCGGCAGAGGCAAAGCGGGTGCAGGAGCAGCACGGGGCTCAGCAGAAGGCCCTGGAGACGTGTGT GGCAGCCCTGGGCCAGCAgctgcagggagcctgggaggAGGCCAGGACAGCTGGGCAGCGACTGGCTGCACAAGCCGTG gtGTTGTCTTCCTGCCGGGGCCAGCTCCACCAGGCTGAGGCAGAGAACGCCCAGCTGCAGCTGCAACTCAAGAAGCTGAACGAAGCGTATGCCATCCGACTGCAGCACTGCGCCCAAACCGTGGCC GGATACGCAGATGGCGCAGGCCCGAAGCCCACAGCCGCAGCCCTTCGGACATTCCTGGAGACCACTCTGGAGGACATTAGGACAGCTCATCACAGCCGTGAGCAGCAGCTAGCCCGGGCTGCCCGCTTCTACCGCAAGTGCCTGGCAGATCTGAGCCGGAGGCATGAGGAGCTGCTGACCGCCCACAG AGCCCAGGGGACCCCCAGGGCTGCCTTTGGTGCGGCTCCCTCGGATGTGGCGCTGCTGCCCCTGAGCACAGTCACCGAATCCAGCCACCAGACGGAGGACCAGGCCAGGCTGGAGAAGGAGCTCCAGAAGCTCAAGGCCCAG AAGGGATCCAGTGAAGTCTCCCAGGGGGGCACAGTAGAGCCACA GGGCCTGGAAGCTGCGTCCTGGGCCCAGATCCGCCAGAATCTACAGGAGTTCGCCCGTGGCACCCAG GCAGAGCTGGAGCGGGAGCGGGCACAGCTGCTGGTCCGCGCCACGATGGCAGAGGAGCAGCTTTCTGAGCTACAGGAGTACGTGGACCAGCACCTGGGAAG GTACAAGCAGGAGATCCTGAGGCTGAGAAAGCTGGTGGGTACAGGGGACCCCTGGAAAGTGGGGGCCATACCTTCAGACAAGCCCCAGCACCCAAGGACCTGCAACCACTAA
- the CCDC78 gene encoding coiled-coil domain-containing protein 78 isoform X4, translating to MEHGAAPVPPPRATENVCKELVDLQIKNQRLQEQHDAEIFELKSEVLWLESRMLELELQGVQAAPAEADPRHHPALAQELGHKPGGQGHSYRHRLQVTGSAQREAQSADFLTPENKQQELGDGTGVQPPSPKLPAEAKRVQEQHGAQQKALETCVAALGQQLQGAWEEARTAGQRLAAQAVVLSSCRGQLHQAEAENAQLQLQLKKLNEAYAIRLQHCAQTVAGYADGAGPKPTAAALRTFLETTLEDIRTAHHSREQQLARAARFYRKCLADLSRRHEELLTAHRAQGTPRAAFGAAPSDVALLPLSTVTESSHQTEDQARLEKELQKLKAQKGSSEVSQGGTVEPQGLEAASWAQIRQNLQEFARGTQAELERERAQLLVRATMAEEQLSELQEYVDQHLGRYKQEILRLRKLVGTGDPWKVGAIPSDKPQHPRTCNH from the exons ATGGAGCATGGGGCAGCCCCAGTGCCCCCTCCTCGGGCCACTGAGAAT GTCTGCAAGGAGCTGGTCGACCTGCAGATCAAAAACCAGCGCCTGCAGGAGCAGCACGATGCTGAAATCTTTGAGCTGAAGAGTGAG GTCCTGTGGCTGGAGAGCCGCATGCTGGAGCTGGAGCTGCAGGGAGTGCAGGCGGCCCCAGCAGAGGCTGATCCAAGGCACCACCCGGCCCTGGCACAGGAGCTCGGGCACAAGCCCGGGGGGCAGGGACACTCCTACCGTCACAGACTCCAGGTCACCGGGAGTGCACagcgggag GCACAGTCCGCAGACTTCCTGACCCCCGAGAACAAGCAACAGGAGCTGGGGGATGGCACAGGTGTGCAGCCACCCAGCCCGAAG CTGCCGGCAGAGGCAAAGCGGGTGCAGGAGCAGCACGGGGCTCAGCAGAAGGCCCTGGAGACGTGTGT GGCAGCCCTGGGCCAGCAgctgcagggagcctgggaggAGGCCAGGACAGCTGGGCAGCGACTGGCTGCACAAGCCGTG gtGTTGTCTTCCTGCCGGGGCCAGCTCCACCAGGCTGAGGCAGAGAACGCCCAGCTGCAGCTGCAACTCAAGAAGCTGAACGAAGCGTATGCCATCCGACTGCAGCACTGCGCCCAAACCGTGGCC GGATACGCAGATGGCGCAGGCCCGAAGCCCACAGCCGCAGCCCTTCGGACATTCCTGGAGACCACTCTGGAGGACATTAGGACAGCTCATCACAGCCGTGAGCAGCAGCTAGCCCGGGCTGCCCGCTTCTACCGCAAGTGCCTGGCAGATCTGAGCCGGAGGCATGAGGAGCTGCTGACCGCCCACAG AGCCCAGGGGACCCCCAGGGCTGCCTTTGGTGCGGCTCCCTCGGATGTGGCGCTGCTGCCCCTGAGCACAGTCACCGAATCCAGCCACCAGACGGAGGACCAGGCCAGGCTGGAGAAGGAGCTCCAGAAGCTCAAGGCCCAG AAGGGATCCAGTGAAGTCTCCCAGGGGGGCACAGTAGAGCCACA GGGCCTGGAAGCTGCGTCCTGGGCCCAGATCCGCCAGAATCTACAGGAGTTCGCCCGTGGCACCCAG GCAGAGCTGGAGCGGGAGCGGGCACAGCTGCTGGTCCGCGCCACGATGGCAGAGGAGCAGCTTTCTGAGCTACAGGAGTACGTGGACCAGCACCTGGGAAG GTACAAGCAGGAGATCCTGAGGCTGAGAAAGCTGGTGGGTACAGGGGACCCCTGGAAAGTGGGGGCCATACCTTCAGACAAGCCCCAGCACCCAAGGACCTGCAACCACTAA
- the CCDC78 gene encoding coiled-coil domain-containing protein 78 isoform X1, whose protein sequence is MEHGAAPVPPPRATENVLPWAEAWLPGVPGGAPAWATNLGTELPSDLELSEEQRLQVCKELVDLQIKNQRLQEQHDAEIFELKSEVLWLESRMLELELQGVQAAPAEADPRHHPALAQELGHKPGGQGHSYRHRLQVTGSAQREAQSADFLTPENKQQELGDGTGVQPPSPKLPAEAKRVQEQHGAQQKALETCVAALGQQLQGAWEEARTAGQRLAAQAVVLSSCRGQLHQAEAENAQLQLQLKKLNEAYAIRLQHCAQTVAGYADGAGPKPTAAALRTFLETTLEDIRTAHHSREQQLARAARFYRKCLADLSRRHEELLTAHRAQGTPRAAFGAAPSDVALLPLSTVTESSHQTEDQARLEKELQKLKAQKGSSEVSQGGTVEPQGLEAASWAQIRQNLQEFARGTQAELERERAQLLVRATMAEEQLSELQEYVDQHLGRYKQEILRLRKLVGTGDPWKVGAIPSDKPQHPRTCNH, encoded by the exons ATGGAGCATGGGGCAGCCCCAGTGCCCCCTCCTCGGGCCACTGAGAAT GTTCTGCCATGGGCCGAGGCCTGGCTGCCAGGAGTCCCTGGGGGTGCCCCAGCCTGGGCCACCAACCTTGGGACAGAGCTTCCCTCAGACCTAGAGCTGAgtgaggagcagcggctgcag GTCTGCAAGGAGCTGGTCGACCTGCAGATCAAAAACCAGCGCCTGCAGGAGCAGCACGATGCTGAAATCTTTGAGCTGAAGAGTGAG GTCCTGTGGCTGGAGAGCCGCATGCTGGAGCTGGAGCTGCAGGGAGTGCAGGCGGCCCCAGCAGAGGCTGATCCAAGGCACCACCCGGCCCTGGCACAGGAGCTCGGGCACAAGCCCGGGGGGCAGGGACACTCCTACCGTCACAGACTCCAGGTCACCGGGAGTGCACagcgggag GCACAGTCCGCAGACTTCCTGACCCCCGAGAACAAGCAACAGGAGCTGGGGGATGGCACAGGTGTGCAGCCACCCAGCCCGAAG CTGCCGGCAGAGGCAAAGCGGGTGCAGGAGCAGCACGGGGCTCAGCAGAAGGCCCTGGAGACGTGTGT GGCAGCCCTGGGCCAGCAgctgcagggagcctgggaggAGGCCAGGACAGCTGGGCAGCGACTGGCTGCACAAGCCGTG gtGTTGTCTTCCTGCCGGGGCCAGCTCCACCAGGCTGAGGCAGAGAACGCCCAGCTGCAGCTGCAACTCAAGAAGCTGAACGAAGCGTATGCCATCCGACTGCAGCACTGCGCCCAAACCGTGGCC GGATACGCAGATGGCGCAGGCCCGAAGCCCACAGCCGCAGCCCTTCGGACATTCCTGGAGACCACTCTGGAGGACATTAGGACAGCTCATCACAGCCGTGAGCAGCAGCTAGCCCGGGCTGCCCGCTTCTACCGCAAGTGCCTGGCAGATCTGAGCCGGAGGCATGAGGAGCTGCTGACCGCCCACAG AGCCCAGGGGACCCCCAGGGCTGCCTTTGGTGCGGCTCCCTCGGATGTGGCGCTGCTGCCCCTGAGCACAGTCACCGAATCCAGCCACCAGACGGAGGACCAGGCCAGGCTGGAGAAGGAGCTCCAGAAGCTCAAGGCCCAG AAGGGATCCAGTGAAGTCTCCCAGGGGGGCACAGTAGAGCCACA GGGCCTGGAAGCTGCGTCCTGGGCCCAGATCCGCCAGAATCTACAGGAGTTCGCCCGTGGCACCCAG GCAGAGCTGGAGCGGGAGCGGGCACAGCTGCTGGTCCGCGCCACGATGGCAGAGGAGCAGCTTTCTGAGCTACAGGAGTACGTGGACCAGCACCTGGGAAG GTACAAGCAGGAGATCCTGAGGCTGAGAAAGCTGGTGGGTACAGGGGACCCCTGGAAAGTGGGGGCCATACCTTCAGACAAGCCCCAGCACCCAAGGACCTGCAACCACTAA
- the CCDC78 gene encoding coiled-coil domain-containing protein 78 isoform X5 has product MLELELQGVQAAPAEADPRHHPALAQELGHKPGGQGHSYRHRLQVTGSAQREAQSADFLTPENKQQELGDGTGVQPPSPKLPAEAKRVQEQHGAQQKALETCVAALGQQLQGAWEEARTAGQRLAAQAVVLSSCRGQLHQAEAENAQLQLQLKKLNEAYAIRLQHCAQTVAGYADGAGPKPTAAALRTFLETTLEDIRTAHHSREQQLARAARFYRKCLADLSRRHEELLTAHRAQGTPRAAFGAAPSDVALLPLSTVTESSHQTEDQARLEKELQKLKAQKGSSEVSQGGTVEPQGLEAASWAQIRQNLQEFARGTQAELERERAQLLVRATMAEEQLSELQEYVDQHLGRYKQEILRLRKLVGTGDPWKVGAIPSDKPQHPRTCNH; this is encoded by the exons ATGCTGGAGCTGGAGCTGCAGGGAGTGCAGGCGGCCCCAGCAGAGGCTGATCCAAGGCACCACCCGGCCCTGGCACAGGAGCTCGGGCACAAGCCCGGGGGGCAGGGACACTCCTACCGTCACAGACTCCAGGTCACCGGGAGTGCACagcgggag GCACAGTCCGCAGACTTCCTGACCCCCGAGAACAAGCAACAGGAGCTGGGGGATGGCACAGGTGTGCAGCCACCCAGCCCGAAG CTGCCGGCAGAGGCAAAGCGGGTGCAGGAGCAGCACGGGGCTCAGCAGAAGGCCCTGGAGACGTGTGT GGCAGCCCTGGGCCAGCAgctgcagggagcctgggaggAGGCCAGGACAGCTGGGCAGCGACTGGCTGCACAAGCCGTG gtGTTGTCTTCCTGCCGGGGCCAGCTCCACCAGGCTGAGGCAGAGAACGCCCAGCTGCAGCTGCAACTCAAGAAGCTGAACGAAGCGTATGCCATCCGACTGCAGCACTGCGCCCAAACCGTGGCC GGATACGCAGATGGCGCAGGCCCGAAGCCCACAGCCGCAGCCCTTCGGACATTCCTGGAGACCACTCTGGAGGACATTAGGACAGCTCATCACAGCCGTGAGCAGCAGCTAGCCCGGGCTGCCCGCTTCTACCGCAAGTGCCTGGCAGATCTGAGCCGGAGGCATGAGGAGCTGCTGACCGCCCACAG AGCCCAGGGGACCCCCAGGGCTGCCTTTGGTGCGGCTCCCTCGGATGTGGCGCTGCTGCCCCTGAGCACAGTCACCGAATCCAGCCACCAGACGGAGGACCAGGCCAGGCTGGAGAAGGAGCTCCAGAAGCTCAAGGCCCAG AAGGGATCCAGTGAAGTCTCCCAGGGGGGCACAGTAGAGCCACA GGGCCTGGAAGCTGCGTCCTGGGCCCAGATCCGCCAGAATCTACAGGAGTTCGCCCGTGGCACCCAG GCAGAGCTGGAGCGGGAGCGGGCACAGCTGCTGGTCCGCGCCACGATGGCAGAGGAGCAGCTTTCTGAGCTACAGGAGTACGTGGACCAGCACCTGGGAAG GTACAAGCAGGAGATCCTGAGGCTGAGAAAGCTGGTGGGTACAGGGGACCCCTGGAAAGTGGGGGCCATACCTTCAGACAAGCCCCAGCACCCAAGGACCTGCAACCACTAA
- the FAM173A gene encoding protein N-lysine methyltransferase FAM173A isoform X1, which translates to MEQDDPAEALTELRERRPGPLELLQVAAGSGLAVYAVWALLLQPGFRRVPLRLQVPYVGASARQVEHVLSLLRGRPGKTVDLGSGDGRIVLAAHRCGLRPAVGYELNPWLVGLARLRAWRAGCAGSVRYHREDLWKVSLRDCHNVSVFLAPSVLPLLEDKLQAELPAGARVVSGRFPLPTWQPVAVVGEGLDRVWAYDIHRGGPAGQAVPGPSSASVLGTPNSQNG; encoded by the exons ATGGAGCAGGACGACCCGGCCGAGGCGCTGACGGAGCTGCGCGAGCGGCGGCCGGGCCCGTTGGAGCTGCTGCAGGTGGCGGCGGGCTCGGGCCTGGCCGTCTACGCCGTGTGGGCGCTGCTGCTGCAGCCCGGCTTCCGCCGCGTGCCGCTGCGCCTGCAG GTGCCGTATGTCGGCGCGAGTGCCAGGCAGGTGGAGCACGTGTTGTCGTTGCTGCGAGGCCGTCCTGGGAAGACAGTGGACCTGGGCTCGGGGGACGGCAGGATT GTGCTGGCTGCCCACAGGTGCGGCCTCCGCCCCGCTGTGGGCTACGAGCTGAACCCCTGGCTGGTGGGACTGGCGCGGCTGCGTGCCTGGAGGGCAGGCTGTGCTGGCAGTGTCCGCTACCACCGTGAGGACCTCTGGAAG GTGAGCCTGAGGGACTGCCATAATGTGTCTGTGTTCCTGGCTCCTAGTGTG CTCCCATTGCTGGAGGACAAGCTGCAGGCAGAGTTGCCTGCAGGAGCCCGCGTGGTGTCTGGGcgcttccccctccccacctggcaGCCTGTGGCTGTGGTAGGTGAGGGCCTGGACCGAGTCTGGGCCTATGACATCCACAGAGGTGGGCCCGCTGGGCAGGCTGTGCCAGGGCCCAGTTCTGCCTCCGTACTTGGAACCCCCAATTCTCAGAATGGCTGA
- the FAM173A gene encoding protein N-lysine methyltransferase FAM173A isoform X2 gives MEQDDPAEALTELRERRPGPLELLQVAAGSGLAVYAVWALLLQPGFRRVPLRLQVPYVGASARQVEHVLSLLRGRPGKTVDLGSGDGRIVLAAHRCGLRPAVGYELNPWLVGLARLRAWRAGCAGSVRYHREDLWKLPLLEDKLQAELPAGARVVSGRFPLPTWQPVAVVGEGLDRVWAYDIHRGGPAGQAVPGPSSASVLGTPNSQNG, from the exons ATGGAGCAGGACGACCCGGCCGAGGCGCTGACGGAGCTGCGCGAGCGGCGGCCGGGCCCGTTGGAGCTGCTGCAGGTGGCGGCGGGCTCGGGCCTGGCCGTCTACGCCGTGTGGGCGCTGCTGCTGCAGCCCGGCTTCCGCCGCGTGCCGCTGCGCCTGCAG GTGCCGTATGTCGGCGCGAGTGCCAGGCAGGTGGAGCACGTGTTGTCGTTGCTGCGAGGCCGTCCTGGGAAGACAGTGGACCTGGGCTCGGGGGACGGCAGGATT GTGCTGGCTGCCCACAGGTGCGGCCTCCGCCCCGCTGTGGGCTACGAGCTGAACCCCTGGCTGGTGGGACTGGCGCGGCTGCGTGCCTGGAGGGCAGGCTGTGCTGGCAGTGTCCGCTACCACCGTGAGGACCTCTGGAAG CTCCCATTGCTGGAGGACAAGCTGCAGGCAGAGTTGCCTGCAGGAGCCCGCGTGGTGTCTGGGcgcttccccctccccacctggcaGCCTGTGGCTGTGGTAGGTGAGGGCCTGGACCGAGTCTGGGCCTATGACATCCACAGAGGTGGGCCCGCTGGGCAGGCTGTGCCAGGGCCCAGTTCTGCCTCCGTACTTGGAACCCCCAATTCTCAGAATGGCTGA
- the METRN gene encoding meteorin codes for MPTPALLCALCFCLLAAAARAGYSEDRCSWRGSGLTQEPGSVGQLALACADGKIEWLYPAGALRLTLGGSEPSAQPGIVCLRPTRPFAGAQVFVERTGGGLELLLAEGQGPAGARCARWGPRERRALFLQATPHPDLSRRLASFRFQLREDGRPELPPQARSLGADAACRPCSDAELLLAVCTSDFVIYGTILGVAHNAELQESVITVAAARVLRQTLPVFRVGGPGGQGQASIRTPLHCGVRPGPGTFLFMGWNRFGEAWLGCAPRLQEFSRAYAAAHADHLHPCEVVLD; via the exons ATGCCGACCCCTGCGCTGCTCTGCGCACTTTGCTTCTGCCTCTTGGCCGCGGCCGCTCGCGCCGGCTACTCGGAGGACCGCTGCAGCTGGAGGGGCAG CGGCCTGACCCAGGAGCCCGGCAGCGTGGGACAGCTCGCCCTGGCCTGTGCGGACGGCAAGATCGAGTGGCTGTACCCGGCCGGGGCGCTGCGCCTCACCCTGGGCGGCTCTGAGCCCAGCGCGCAGCCCGGCATCGTCTGCCTGCGGCCGACGCGGCCCTTCGCAGGCGCCCAAGTCTTCGTGGAGCGGACGGGCGGCGGGCTAGAGTTGCTGCTGGCCGAGGGCCAGGGCCCGGCCGGGGCCCGGTGCGCGCGCTGGGGTCCTCGCGAGCGCCGGGCCCTCTTCCTGCAGGCCACCCCGCATCCCGACCTCAGCCGCCGCTTGGCCTCCTTCCGCTTCCAGCTGCGGGAGGACGGGCGTCCGGAGCTGCCCCCGCAGGCCCGCAGCCTTGGAGCGGATG CTGCCTGCAGACCCTGCAGTGATGCCGAGCTCCTCCTGGCCGTGTGCACCAGTGACTTTG TGATCTACGGAACCATCCTCGGAGTTGCCCACAACGCAGAGCTACAGGAGTCTGTCATCACCGTGGCAGCTGCACGTGTCCTCCGCCAGACGCTGCCGGTTTTCCGGGTGGGGGGCCCTGGGGGCCAGGGGCAGGCCTCCATTCGCACCCCACTGCACTGTGGCGTGCGCCCTGGCCCTGGCACCTTCCTCTTCATGGGCTGGAACCGCTTTGGTGAGGCCTGGCTGGGCTGTGCTCCCCGCCTCCAGGAATTCAGCCGTGCCTACGCGGCTGCCCATGCTGACCACCTGCACCCCTGCGAGGTGGTGCTGGACTGA
- the FBXL16 gene encoding F-box/LRR-repeat protein 16: MSSPGVNGDPKPPCLPRNGLVKLPGQPNGLGAASITKGTPAAKNRPCQPPPPTLPPPSLAAPPPRAALAGGLCPQAGLPLGGPALAPVSGPPAERPPLATDEKILNGLFWYFSACEKCVLAQVCKAWRRVLYQPKFWAGLTPVLHAKELYTVLPGGEKEFVNLQGFAARGFEGFCLVGVSDLDICEFIDNYALSKKGVKAMSLKRSTITDAGLEVMLEQMQGVVRLELSGCNDFTEAGLWSSLSARITSLSVSDCINVADDAIAAISQLLPNLAELSLQAYHVTDTALAYFTARQGHSTHTLRLLSCWEITNHGVVNVVHSLPNLTALSLSGCSKVTDDGVELVAENLRKLRSLDLSWCPRITDMALEYVACDLHRLEELVLDRCVRITDTGLSYLSTMSSLRSLYLRWCCQVQDFGLKHLLAMRSLRLLSLAGCPLLTATGLSGLVQLQDLEELELTNCPGATPELFKYFSQHLPRCLVVE, from the exons ATGTCGAGCCCGGGTGTCAACGGCGACCCCAAGCCTCCATGCTTGCCTCGCAATGGCCTGGTGAAACTGCCGGGCCAGCCCAATGGCCTGGGTGCAGCCAGCATCACCAAGGGCACGCCAGCTGCCAAGAACCGCCCTTGCCAGCCACCCCcgcccaccctcccaccacccagccTGGCTGCCCCGCCGCCCCGGGCTGCTCTGGCTGGGGGCCTGTGCCCCCAGGCAGGGCTCCCCCTTGGTGGACCAGCCTTAGCCCCAGTGTCTGGGCCCCCAGCAGAGCGACCGCCCCTGGCCACAGATGAGAAGATCCTCAATGGCCTCTTCTGGTACTTCTCGGCCTGCGAGAAGTGTGTGCTGGCGCAGGTGTGCAAGGCCTGGAGGCGTGTGCTCTACCAGCCCAAGTTCTGGGCGGGCCTCACGCCTGTGCTGCACGCCAAGGAGCTCTACACAGTGCTGCCTGGAGGGGAGAAGGAGTTCGTGAACCTGCAGGGCTTCGCAGCACGTGGCTTTGAGGGTTTCTGCCTGGTGGGCGTCTCTGACTTGGACATCTGTGAGTTCATCGACAACTACGCGCTCTCCAAGAAGGGTGTCAAGGCCATGAGCCTCAAGCGCTCCACCATCACTGACGCCGGCCTGGAG GTGATGCTGGAGCAGATGCAGGGCGTGGTGCGCCTGGAGCTGTCAGGTTGCAACGACTTCACCGAGGCTGGGCTGTGGTCCAGCCTGAGCGCGCGGATCACCTCGCTGAGCGTGAGCGACTGCATCAACGTGGCCGACGACGCGATCGCGGCCATCTCACAGCTGCTGCCAAACCTAGCCGAGCTGAGCTTGCAGGCCTACCACGTGACGGACACAGCCCTGGCCTACTTCACAGCGCGCCAGGGCCACAGCACGCACACACTGCGCCTGCTGTCCTGCTGGGAGATCACCAACCACGGCGTGGTCAACGTGGTGCATAGCCTGCCCAACCTCACCGCGCTCAGCCTCTCTGGCTGCTCCAAGGTCACGGACGACGGCGTGGAGCTTGTGGCCGAGAACCTGCGGAAGCTCCGCAGCCTCGACCTCTCCTGGTGCCCGCGCATCACTGACATGGCGCTCGAGTATGTGGCCTGCGACCTGCATCGCCTGGAGGAGCTCGTGCTGGACAG GTGTGTACGCATCACGGACACTGGCCTCAGCTATTTGTCCACCATGTCGTCCCTCCGCAGCCTCTACCTGCGATGGTGCTGCCAG GTGCAGGACTTCGGGCTGAAGCACCTCCTGGCCATGAGGAGTCTGCGTCTCTTGTCTCTGGCAG GCTGTCCGCTGCTGACCGCCACCGGGCTGTCGGGCCTGGTGCAGCTGCAGGACCTGGAGGAGCTGGAGCTGACCAACTGCCCCGGAGCCACCCCCGAGCTCTTCAAGTACTTCTCGCAGCACCTGCCCCGCTGCCTCGTCGTCGAGTAG